The stretch of DNA AGCTCCTTTGGGTTTATCCACTTTGTAGGAAGTTCTGTAATTGGAGCCGTTCAGGGATTATCCTGGAAAATCGGGTTTCCTATTCTTTTCTTGATCTATTTCTATTCGCACTATTTGTTTGCGAGTAATACCGCTCATATTGCTGCTATGTACCCTATTTTTCTTACGGTATCGATCTCTTTAGGAACAAATCCAATGTTTGCAGCTTTAGCCTTAGCTTTTGCTAGTAATTTATTCGGAGGGCTTACACACTATGGATCTGGTCCTGCTCCTCTATATTTTGGATCTCAATTAGTTTCCGTACAAGAATGGTGGCGCTCAGGCTTTATTCTTAGCATAGTCAACTTAGTAATTTGGTTAGGCCTAGGAAGTTGGTGGTGGTACTGTTTAGGATTAACTCGCTAATGTATTCGAAAGAGAGCTTATGTCATCTGGTAAACATTCTTCTCTTTGTCAAAAAACGCCTCCTTTATGTCGGGAGCTTCAAAAAGCTCCTGCGCTTCTTTTAACAGAAGATAAACGATTTAGTGCCCTTCTGGATGAGCGAATAGAACCTGTTGCGGAATTGTTTCCTCATACCTACACATCCCCTTATCGTAAGTTTATTCCAAAATCCGATCTTCCCTTAAATATAGCTCCTCTTAAAGTGGGCGTGATGCTTTCTGGCGGTCCCGCCCCTGGAGGCCACAACGTTATTTTAGGTCTACTTCATAGCATTAAAAAGCTGCACCCTGACAGCCAACTTTTAGGTTTTTTGCGTGATGGACATGGGCTACTTAACAATAATACAGTAGAAATTACGGAAGAGTTCATGCAAGAGTTTCGTAACTCTGGGGGATTCAACTGCATTGGAACTGGTAGAACAAATATCATCACAGAAGAAAATAAAGCTCGCTGTCTGCAAACTGCGAACCAATTGGATTTAGATGGATTAGTCATTATTGGAGGAGACGGTTCAAACACAGCTACAGCAATCCTTGCAGAATATTTTGCTAAACATCACGCTAAGACTGTATTAATTGGCGTTCCGAAAACTATCGATGGTGATCTACAACATCTATTTCTAGACCTAACTTTTGGATTCGATACCGCCACGAAATTCTATTCGTCAATTATTAGCAATATCTCTAGAGACGCGCTATCTTGCAAAGGTCATTATCATTTTATTAAACTCATGGGGCGCTCATCATCACATATTACCTTAGAATGCGCGCTACAAACGCACCCTAATATGGCTCTCATAGGAGAAGAGATTGCAGAAAAAGGAACTTCTCTAAGCTCGTTAATTCAAGAGATTTGTGAAGTCATAGCTGATCGAGCAGCTATGGGGAAATATTATGGGGTTATTCTCATTCCTGAAGGAATTATTGAGTTTATCCCCGAGATACAAACTCTCGTCAAGGAAATTGAATCCCTTCCTGAAAGCGCCGATCTGTTCCAGGAACTATCCTCTTCATCCCAACAACTGCTAAACCAATTCCCAGAGGACATTCGTCACCAACTTTTATATAATCGAGATGCTCATGGAAATGTCTATGTATCTAAAATTAGCGTAGATAAGCTTCTTATTTATCTGGTGCAACAACACCTGGAAACACACTTTAAACAGGTACCCTTTAATGCCATCTCTCATTTTTTAGGTTATGAAGGGCGTTCAGGGACTCCTACTCACTTTGATAATGTATATAGTTATAACTTAGGTTACGGTGCTGGGATCCTCGTTTTCAACCGCTGCAACGGATACTTAACCACCATTGAAGGATTAACGAGCCCTATCGAAAAATGGCGATTACGAGCACTGCCTATCGTACGCATGTTAACCACCAAAAAAAATAAGGATGGAAGCATTCGGCCATTAATAAAAAAAAGATTGGTCGATATCTCTAGCCCGGTTTTTAGCAAATTCTCTCTCTATCGCAAAATTTGGGCTTTGGAGGACTCTTATCGTTTTGTAGGGCCTTTACAAATCCATTCTCCGGAAAATTCTCATTCCGATGATTTCCCTCCCCTGATTTTATTTTTAAATCATAATGAATGGCAAAAACGCTGTTCTATTTGTTTAGAAATCCCCGATCAGGATTATTAATAATTCCAACAGATAAAAATGCATTCTCTATCATGACTAAACAGCCTTGTTACTTCCCCCACACGAAACAAATTTTTGAAATCCCTTTATTGGATAATATTTCTTCCCTTGGAATCTTACATACTCCTGTTTCTCAAGAAAAAGAGTTTCCATTAGTTATTGTGTTACATGGATTAGCCTCTAGCAAAACTGGAACGAAGCGTTCATATGTTCATCTAGCTAATCAACTTGTACAAGCTGGTATTTCGGTTTTGCGAGTGGATCTTCCCGGGCATGGTGATGCAGAGGGCTTTCTTCATGAATTTTCCCTTAATGACTATATCCAAGCCTCCCAACGAATTATAGAATTTGGTCTCTCTCTTCCCCAAACAAGTTCCTCTGTTGCTTTATTCGGCTCCTCTTTGGGCGGTAGCTTATCCCTGCTGAATCTTCCTTTGTTTCCAACCATTCAACATGCAGCCGTATGGGCTCCCACCATCCAAGGATCTTTGTGGCTAGAAGACGCCAAGCTTTCTTCATCACTACCCCAAGGGCTTTCCTCTGAAAATTTTTCTTATCAAGGCGTCTCTTTAGGAAAAACATTTTGCTCACAATTTCTTGAATTAGACCTCTTGGTCCCTCTTTCCAAAATTTCAGAGCAAGTCTCAGTTCTTTACTTACAAGGCGAAGAGGATGCTGTTATATCCTTGCGTCACCTAGATCTCTTTACCAAAAACTTTGCTGGGAAACTTTCTTATCGCACCTATCCTAAAATGACTCATCATCTTTGCGTGCATTCAAATGCTTTTCAAGACATTGTTAACTGGCTAACACATCAATTATTGGGCACATCATGGAGCTTCTCTCTGTAAATAAGAGTTATTTTGAACTACAAAGATTACATTATCGTCCTGCTACTTTGGAGTTGTTGGATAGTTTACGTTCTCTTCATATTCAGGCTTCGCCTTCTTCTGAACCGGCACCCCATTCATTAGCCAGGCATATCCCCCATCTATGCTCGCTCCCAGATATAACCCTTCACAAAGGAGAAGCTTCTTCTTCTTTACCTTTACGTATTGGAGTATTGCTTTCCGGAGGGCAAGCTCCCGGAGGCCATAATGTAGTCATTGGATTATTTGAAGGGTTAAGGGCTTTTAATAAAGAAACTAAGCTTTTTGGTTTTATTAAAGGGCCTTTGGGGCTAATTCGCGGATTATACAAAGACTTAGACATCTCCGTTATTTATGACTACTACAATGCTGGAGGTTTTGACATGCTTTCTTCCAGTAGAGAAAAAATCAAAACTAAAGAGCAAAAAAGCGCCATTCTCGCCACAGTAAAAAAAATGAAATTACATGGCCTGCTCATTGTAGGTGGAGATAATTCCAACACAGATACTGCAATGCTTGCAGAATACTTTATTGAGCATAACTGTCCTACAGCTGTAATTGGCGTGCCAAAAACTATTGATGGGGATTTAAAAAACTCTTGGATCGAAACCCCCTTAGGCTTTCACACATCATGCCGAACCTATTCTGAAATGATCGGTAATTTAGAAAAGGATATTCTCTCCACTCGAAAATATCACCATTTCGTCAAATTAATGGGAGAACAAGCTTCTCATAGCACTTTGGAATGCGGTTTACAGGCCCTACCGAATATCACGCTAATCGGAGAAGAAATCGCTATTCGGCACACATCTTTACGAAGTTTAAGTCATAGCATCGCCAAAGGGCTTATCGAGCGCTTTCATAAAGATAAAAATTACAGCACCATTCTTATTCCAGAGGGGTTGATCAAACAAATTCCAGATACAAAGCAGCTAATTCATGAACTGAATGCACTAATAGCCGAAGGGCATTTTTCCGTTCATGATTTTGATCAGCGCTTATCTCCTACAGCTATGACAACCTTTTCTTCTCTCCCTGAAAACATTCGAGACCAGTTACTCCTTGATAGAGATTCTTATGGAAATGTTCGCGTCTCTAAAATTGCTGTAGAAGAACTCTTGGCCTCTTTAGTTCGTGATGAAATAGCTAAACTCGAACCCTCTATGCCTTTTTCTCCAGTAACGCATTTTCTAGGTTATGAATCGCGAGCCAGTTTTCCTTCAAATTTCGATTCCAATTATGGCTTAGCTCTAGGGATAGCCGCTTCTCTTTTCTTAGTACGCGGAAAAACAGGATACATGGTAACTATAGGAAATCTAGCCGAAGAGTATGCCCATTGGACTATCGCCGCGACTCCCTTATATAAAATGATGCACTTAGAAAAACGTTTCAATGAAGAGACGCCGGTGATCAAAACGGATTCTGTATCTCCTTATTCCCCTATGGTGCAATACTTACACAAAATGAAAGGGGCTTGCCTATTAGAAGACCTGTATCGATTTCCGGGACCTTTGCAATATTTTGAAGAACAAGCACTTGTTGACCAGCGCCCACTAACACTGCTCTGGGAAAAAGGGATTTTATCGGAACAAAATGCAAGTAGATTATAATAAAAGAGAAAGAGGAGATAGCGGTAGTCGGACTTGAACCAACGACACGCGGATTATGATTCCGCTGCTCTAACCACCTGAGCTATACCGCCTCAAACGAATCTAAAAAATAGCGGGAGAAGGATTCGAACCTCCGACCTTTGGGTTATGAGCCCAACGAGATGACCACTACTCTATCCCGCGGTAGAAAACATAAGATTATCATGTTCTTAAATTTTTATGCAAGCAATTTGCTCTTTTAATATCTCCCAGGTTTGCTTAAAACTTTTTTCTTCTCCTTTCAAAAAGTCTCTTCCTTTTTCAAGGTACCGTTGTCGTTTCTTTTCATCTCTGAGAAGTTCTTCAACAACCTCCAAAAGCGATCCTCTCTCCAATGGCACCCCAATTTCCTTTTTTCTCAATAGTTCTGCTAAAACCGATTGAGCATGGATATGTGGCCCAAACATAAGTGGAACATCTTTTTGAAGAGGTTCCAGCAAATTATGGCCTCCTACCGAAGGATCAAAGGTTCCGCCCACAAAAGCGAGCTCTGCTGCGGCATAGAGATCCTTTAAAACTCCCATTTCATCCATGATTAAGGAATTGTATTGCGAAAAAGAATCTCCCTTACTCCAAAAACCAAAGGAAACTCCAGCTTTTGCCAACAGTCTAGTATGTTCTCTTAGCCTTTCAAGGTGTCTAGGAACCCATAAAATTTTTGTGGATGATTTGTTGAGGTGTTGAGCAGCCTCTGCCCAAACCTCGACATCTTTAGGATGTACTGACCCCAATACAATCAACTGATCACGTGGAGACAATTGTAATTTTTTTCTCCAAAAGTCCCTGTTATTTACAGAAGCTTCGGTCTCTACGAAGGTTTTTAAGTTCCCACAAACGCGTATTTTGTTTAAGGGAACACCGAGTTGTAAAAAACGCTGTTTATACAACTCATCTTGCACCAAGAATAAATCTAACGGGGAAAAACAGCTTCGTCCTAAACGTTTAAAAAAAGTAAAACGTTTGCACGACTGTTCTGAAAGCTTACCGTTAATCAAAAAAGCCTTAGCCCCTAACCTTTTGGTTTCCGTCAAAAAATGGAACCAGCAGTCTCCTTCCGAAAAAACAACTATTTGAGGAGCTAGACTTCGAATAACAGGTTTGATAATGCAACTTAAATCGAGAGGCAAAACAAAAACTGTGGCCCCGAGAGGAGCATACAAACGCTGAGCCGTATGCACCCCTGCTTCAGAACATGCTGTAACCACAAACCGCCATTCTGGAAACTCTGCTCGCCACTTTTTGAGCAAAGGAGCCAAAAGAGAAACCTCTCCTACAGAAGCCCCATGAAACCAAACAAGAGGGCCTTCCCCCTTAACCTTAGGTTTCTCTATCCCGAATCGAATTTTCCAGGAATTGATATACTTTCCATGAAAGAGCACCTTATAAAAAATACGCGGTGCTCCAACTAAAAATGCACAAATCAAAAAGGCATCGTAAAAACGAGAGGTTAGCCAGCGGCCTATCATATCACGAAATTGACCAATCGGTTGGGGACAAAAACAGTTTTTCTCACTTCTATCCCCTCTAAATATTTGGAAGCAGCTTCTTTAGCTAATGGAAGAACCTCTTCTTCTTTTGCATCTTTAGGGACATCTAGTCGAGCTCGAAGTTTACCATTTACTTGAACCACCATAGTGAC from Chlamydia suis encodes:
- the waaA gene encoding lipid IV(A) 3-deoxy-D-manno-octulosonic acid transferase, with amino-acid sequence MIGRWLTSRFYDAFLICAFLVGAPRIFYKVLFHGKYINSWKIRFGIEKPKVKGEGPLVWFHGASVGEVSLLAPLLKKWRAEFPEWRFVVTACSEAGVHTAQRLYAPLGATVFVLPLDLSCIIKPVIRSLAPQIVVFSEGDCWFHFLTETKRLGAKAFLINGKLSEQSCKRFTFFKRLGRSCFSPLDLFLVQDELYKQRFLQLGVPLNKIRVCGNLKTFVETEASVNNRDFWRKKLQLSPRDQLIVLGSVHPKDVEVWAEAAQHLNKSSTKILWVPRHLERLREHTRLLAKAGVSFGFWSKGDSFSQYNSLIMDEMGVLKDLYAAAELAFVGGTFDPSVGGHNLLEPLQKDVPLMFGPHIHAQSVLAELLRKKEIGVPLERGSLLEVVEELLRDEKKRQRYLEKGRDFLKGEEKSFKQTWEILKEQIACIKI
- a CDS encoding diphosphate--fructose-6-phosphate 1-phosphotransferase, with product MSSGKHSSLCQKTPPLCRELQKAPALLLTEDKRFSALLDERIEPVAELFPHTYTSPYRKFIPKSDLPLNIAPLKVGVMLSGGPAPGGHNVILGLLHSIKKLHPDSQLLGFLRDGHGLLNNNTVEITEEFMQEFRNSGGFNCIGTGRTNIITEENKARCLQTANQLDLDGLVIIGGDGSNTATAILAEYFAKHHAKTVLIGVPKTIDGDLQHLFLDLTFGFDTATKFYSSIISNISRDALSCKGHYHFIKLMGRSSSHITLECALQTHPNMALIGEEIAEKGTSLSSLIQEICEVIADRAAMGKYYGVILIPEGIIEFIPEIQTLVKEIESLPESADLFQELSSSSQQLLNQFPEDIRHQLLYNRDAHGNVYVSKISVDKLLIYLVQQHLETHFKQVPFNAISHFLGYEGRSGTPTHFDNVYSYNLGYGAGILVFNRCNGYLTTIEGLTSPIEKWRLRALPIVRMLTTKKNKDGSIRPLIKKRLVDISSPVFSKFSLYRKIWALEDSYRFVGPLQIHSPENSHSDDFPPLILFLNHNEWQKRCSICLEIPDQDY
- a CDS encoding diphosphate--fructose-6-phosphate 1-phosphotransferase → MELLSVNKSYFELQRLHYRPATLELLDSLRSLHIQASPSSEPAPHSLARHIPHLCSLPDITLHKGEASSSLPLRIGVLLSGGQAPGGHNVVIGLFEGLRAFNKETKLFGFIKGPLGLIRGLYKDLDISVIYDYYNAGGFDMLSSSREKIKTKEQKSAILATVKKMKLHGLLIVGGDNSNTDTAMLAEYFIEHNCPTAVIGVPKTIDGDLKNSWIETPLGFHTSCRTYSEMIGNLEKDILSTRKYHHFVKLMGEQASHSTLECGLQALPNITLIGEEIAIRHTSLRSLSHSIAKGLIERFHKDKNYSTILIPEGLIKQIPDTKQLIHELNALIAEGHFSVHDFDQRLSPTAMTTFSSLPENIRDQLLLDRDSYGNVRVSKIAVEELLASLVRDEIAKLEPSMPFSPVTHFLGYESRASFPSNFDSNYGLALGIAASLFLVRGKTGYMVTIGNLAEEYAHWTIAATPLYKMMHLEKRFNEETPVIKTDSVSPYSPMVQYLHKMKGACLLEDLYRFPGPLQYFEEQALVDQRPLTLLWEKGILSEQNASRL
- a CDS encoding alpha/beta hydrolase, which gives rise to MTKQPCYFPHTKQIFEIPLLDNISSLGILHTPVSQEKEFPLVIVLHGLASSKTGTKRSYVHLANQLVQAGISVLRVDLPGHGDAEGFLHEFSLNDYIQASQRIIEFGLSLPQTSSSVALFGSSLGGSLSLLNLPLFPTIQHAAVWAPTIQGSLWLEDAKLSSSLPQGLSSENFSYQGVSLGKTFCSQFLELDLLVPLSKISEQVSVLYLQGEEDAVISLRHLDLFTKNFAGKLSYRTYPKMTHHLCVHSNAFQDIVNWLTHQLLGTSWSFSL